From Acidihalobacter aeolianus, a single genomic window includes:
- a CDS encoding GspE/PulE/PilB domain-containing protein, with product MTTEVSPYIALVENGLLSDPQLAAVQQSAAARGVETERVLLKESGISRCALLEALARHYACRFIQYDERIPVPSHLFAGLDAKVLRAGRWFPVMQLGETVIVAAADPASETMREQVRQLVPAKDYEFRVALNEDVRWYIQDYLHAEAHLLIGIERTGLAYWRNTMALWRTKLACHRNGHARARTSMKLLRWGLAMVALSNALTHIKANVLSPYHFALLAAGIVMASIGLYDYFKVRRSRMDLPCQHALLDITSENIRFTKRYHLEEAPVKAEDETTLAQLAAAIPHYCSVLRPVPASKERTHLARERNILAAQRTIAASHRTSYARARTGLSLIRTGVSFIGLGLAMNKMLSTSPYSVTDYFLMMAGFLMLVDGIIWYVPVRRLKYGIGRES from the coding sequence ATGACGACTGAAGTGTCACCCTATATCGCCCTGGTGGAGAACGGCCTCCTCAGCGATCCACAGCTCGCCGCCGTGCAGCAAAGCGCGGCTGCTCGAGGTGTCGAGACCGAACGCGTGTTACTGAAAGAATCCGGAATCTCGCGCTGCGCGCTGCTGGAGGCCCTGGCCCGCCACTACGCATGCCGCTTCATTCAATACGACGAACGCATCCCGGTTCCCTCGCACCTGTTCGCCGGGCTGGACGCCAAAGTGTTGCGCGCCGGCAGGTGGTTCCCGGTGATGCAGCTGGGCGAGACAGTGATCGTCGCCGCGGCCGACCCGGCCAGCGAGACGATGCGGGAGCAGGTGCGGCAGCTCGTCCCGGCCAAGGATTACGAATTCCGCGTCGCGCTCAACGAGGACGTGCGCTGGTACATCCAGGATTACCTGCACGCCGAGGCGCATCTGCTGATCGGCATCGAGCGCACCGGTCTCGCCTACTGGCGCAACACCATGGCCCTGTGGCGCACCAAGCTCGCCTGCCACCGAAACGGACATGCCCGCGCGCGGACTTCGATGAAGCTGCTCAGGTGGGGTCTGGCCATGGTGGCCCTATCCAATGCCCTGACGCACATCAAGGCCAACGTGCTCTCGCCATATCACTTTGCCCTCCTGGCGGCGGGCATCGTGATGGCCTCCATTGGCCTTTACGACTATTTCAAGGTGCGCCGTTCGCGCATGGATCTCCCCTGCCAACATGCCCTGTTGGACATCACCAGCGAGAATATCCGCTTTACCAAGCGATACCATCTGGAAGAAGCGCCCGTCAAAGCCGAGGATGAAACGACTCTCGCCCAGCTCGCCGCAGCCATCCCGCATTACTGCTCCGTGCTGCGCCCGGTCCCGGCGAGCAAGGAACGCACCCACCTGGCGCGCGAGCGCAACATCCTCGCCGCACAGCGTACGATCGCCGCCAGCCACCGCACGTCCTATGCACGCGCCAGAACCGGCCTGTCGCTGATTCGCACGGGTGTCTCCTTCATCGGCCTCGGCCTCGCGATGAACAAGATGCTGAGTACCAGCCCCTACAGCGTCACCGATTATTTCCTCATGATGGCGGGTTTCCTGATGCTGGTTGACGGCATCATCTGGTACGTGCCGGTGCGCCGGCTCAAATATGGCATCGGCCGCGAATCTTAG
- a CDS encoding DUF2288 domain-containing protein: MNDNAQELRAHLNAETGKIAWAELERHFARGAVVKVDARLDLIEVAACVVRDDSEAIRNWMADGTLARATDADARRWGESLPVFWAVVAAPWVLVQEIEHGDD; encoded by the coding sequence ATGAACGATAATGCGCAGGAACTCAGGGCCCATCTGAATGCCGAGACCGGCAAGATCGCGTGGGCGGAACTCGAGCGGCACTTCGCACGCGGGGCGGTGGTCAAGGTGGATGCCCGGCTGGATCTGATCGAAGTGGCGGCCTGCGTGGTGCGGGACGATAGCGAGGCGATCCGCAACTGGATGGCAGACGGAACGCTGGCCCGGGCGACGGATGCGGACGCGCGGCGTTGGGGGGAAAGCCTGCCGGTATTCTGGGCGGTGGTCGCCGCGCCCTGGGTGCTGGTGCAGGAGATCGAGCACGGCGACGACTAG